The Cinclus cinclus chromosome 5, bCinCin1.1, whole genome shotgun sequence genome segment CAGAGgcttcaaacaaacaaaaaatgtctTCTCTTATTATTTATTCAGGCTTATAGTAGGTGTTGAGTGGCATTTGTTCTAGTTGAGCATCTTGTTAATGACACTCTTATCACTTTGTTTCCTAGAGAACTGGTGAGcagaaaacttgtttttaatgaaataccCGGCAGGGGCTGAGAAACAAATCAGAAAACCCAGCAAAAAGCTAATGTCATCTGAAACACCCACAGAGGTGCCAATGGAAAATGCCCTGTTTCCTGAAGTTCCTGATGTGGAAGGAAAGGCAAAGTCAAATGACAATCCAGTAGAGGGACTGGAGGCAGGCTCTGGCAAGGAAGAATGCCTTGAGTCCATGTCcaagaggcaaaggaagaagCTGTTGAAGCAGAAGCAGTGGGAAGAACAGAAAGATCTACGGAGGTATGGTTTGCAAAGAAGCTTCCCATGGTTCACATGTCATATTTAGTGCTAATAATAACGACCTGTCAGCAGAATTTGCTTGTGAATTGCTTCATCAAGTCAAGGCAGTTGAACCAGTTTTCTCCCACGCCAGATTTAAAGCAGTAGCCCCAGTCTACTCTTGAAGAGTCTGTAGAGGTAAGCATCCCCTCCTCTTACTAGAATTGTTCCTCGGCTGCAAGAGGATGTCAGGAGGGTTTCAAACGTGCATGTTTTTCATTTGTCAGAAGGGAGACACAATGTGTGGCCTTGTTCCTTTCTGAATGGGCTGCGCCTCTTATCCTGGTGCTGTCAGACTTGAGAATCTTACAAAGAACCTGAATAAAAGCAGGTACATTTGACACATGAAGTGCTGTGCTGCAAGTTACGCTGACTTATATAGAGcttctgttttgttgtgttgAGAGAAAGTGTATCTGCAAATGCATTGGTGGTAGTTTATTCTTATCCCACTGACTGCTGGGTGCTCCTTCCCAAGACAGTTGTTGCTGTCTCTGAAATTTGATCTCCCAAGTGCCTGCTCCTATCAGGAGGACAGGAGgatggaagaatttcttcagaagccttttgaaaaactgtttggTGAAACAGGATGTAAATTGCCTTCCTCATTCTGATCCTGATACTGTGATTGTGCCAGTCTTTTTTGTTAGTTCTGTTGCGGGACTTGACTCAGAGCACCCTTAAATCTGTGAGACTCTCAGTACTGAGTTAATTGAATTTGTGTCAGATGTTTGTCTTTGTAGGTATTTACAGAGCTTCACAAAGATGGGGGAGGCGGGGTTGGTGTTTTGTGCTGGTCTCAGTGTAGCACAAATACAGGCAATAGGCTGAGTTTAAACTATCAGTGTCACAGGGCAACCACTTTGGCCCGAGAAGTCTGCATTTGGGTGCATAACACAGTACCTTAGCAGATTTGGCAGCACTTTTTGAGGACTGATTTGTATGTTTATTTAGGCAGAAACGAAAAGAAAAACGCCAGAAGAGAAAACTAGAGCGTCAGTCAAAATTGGATTCCAGTAGTGAGGGGAATGACAGGAAGTGCATGCGCAGGGAAGTTGTTCCTAGCACACTTCGCCTCATCGTGGACTGCAGCTTTGATGACCTGATGGTGTTAAAGGTAAAAGGAACTCCAGATTAACTAGGTATATTTTATCTTCTTAAATATAGACTGTATGTTCTCAGGATTTTACCATGGGTAAAAGACCAAGTATTGTCACAATGATAAACCTGTTTGATTCCTCATATTAATTTTGTATGTTAATTAAAtccctgtaattttttttcccctagaatAATGTATTTCAAGCACACGCATAGAGGTGGCTAAGTAGACCTGTGTGGAAGATGTGTGTGTCTCCTTGTTACCATAATCCCCTCACAGTGGGCGTTTCTTCTCTCAGGATCTGATGCCCTCACTCTCTGAGTAGTCACTTTTGCCACTTAAAagcttcctttttctctttagcTTCTCACTGGCTCGTGATAAATTGTTTTGGGATGGTCTGTATAAAGgactaaataaaaacaaattgtGTTGTGTACAGGATGTTAAGAAGCTTCACAAGCAGATTCAGAGATGTTACGCAGAAAACCGCAAGGCATTCCATCCTGTGCAGGTATGTTTGAACAAACTGAACACTCACTGTTGCTAAATACCAAACACGAGAATTTCCTACATGtagtaggaaaagaaaatatttaagctgCCTCTTTCATAAGAAAATTACTTCTATTGTAACACCCACATGTTAAAAAGATACCCCTATATATGGGTATGTACATGCAGATGAAAAGTGCCAGATCTAGGTATGCCACTAAAGGGCTGTTGATACTCTTGGTTTTAGCTGtggcagatttttaaaaaatgtcactCCAAGTacaaattttgggttttttctatGTATCACTAACTATATGAATAGTCCTAGTACCACTTCCATctaaaaaatattaagagtTTTAGCTAACAGTTAAGGGTAGAAATACAAGAGACAGATTGTGGCAAATtgacatttctttattttgaacCTCTTGTTCATTCTGTTTGAAGTTTTACTTGACCAGCCATGGGGGACAGTTGAAGACCAACATGAATGAAAATGACAAAGGATGGGTGAATTGGAAGGTGAATAATTGAGTATTTCTGTAAAAAGTTGAAGTATTGATTGTAGCTGTTAACTGTATTGTTAGTTGTGAAGAACATGATTTATTTTCCACATGGGTTTCTTTAATACATGCTATTTTTCAAATAGCATATTTGAAAAAGTGTAGCTTTTTGTCCTTTTAATTGGTTTAGATTAAATAAGCCAAAGACTGCTTCTCTTGAATCTAGATTTCATTTTTGCTTGCAAAACTACACACAGATccattttcacttatttttatggaaaaaattcCATTCTTGATAGATTAAGCAGGACTCCTTGATTTAGGCAGTCCCAGCAGTTGTCTGTTTTGACAGTGCTCTTTCATCCATGTCCAAAACAAGACTTTCCAGTCGAGATGTGATTTTCTTATGTGCACTTTCACTTCCATCATGTTGCCTCTCATCACTGAAGTGGTCTGGAGAGAAGTAGCTTCTCTTATGGTCAAACTCACGTTGGTTTTTCTTGTGACTCCATGTGTTAAGCCAGTATTCCAACAACTTCTAAGGAAGAGCACTTAGAACAGATAAAAGCAGTCCTGTTTCCAGCAGTTGTTGTGCAATAGCTGCTTCATGAAAGCTTAGCATAAACTTCTCTTACCGAACAATTAACGTTAACTAAGTGTTTGCTTCTAGGTTCAGTTTTTTTAATGGACTTGAAAATTGCTTGGATCTGTAGGAGAAATATGGCCACGTTTGAAGGGAATCACAAGAACTTAGGGATTTGTAAAGTTCTTTTGGGGTTTCAGAAAATTTcctgttggtttttttacaaATCACTGTTCTAGGGACTGGATTGTCTACACAGAAAATTAATCTGCACTGTGCTATGTATTTGAACGTGAAGGAGGAATGTAGAACGAAATCCAACATACACTGTTGGATTTGTTTTGCCAGTCCCATCTTGGGTCTGTTAAGCTTGGCCAGCAATTCATCAGTtgaatgtaatttcttttaactACCTTTTTTTGAGGATATCCAAATTAGAACAGAGCACTACAGTGAGCTAATAAAGAAAGAAGACCTAGTATATCTTACCTCAGATTCCCCAGACATTCTCAGAGAGCTTGATGAGAAGAAAGCCTATGTGATTGGAGGACTGGTGGATCACAATCACCACAAGGTAAACTGTGAGTCTGTTTCTTTGCAGCTTTTTTGGCACCTTATTTGACATTATTGCTGTTCATGTGTAAACTGACATAATTAATAATGAGAAAACTTCTTCaaaaaagaattcaaaaaaatgttgaagaaatgtggaaaatgcTTGTGGTGGTAGCAGTGACTTGTGTTCCAGAGTTTTCTTATCCTTTGCTCTTCCTCTGAAAAAATACCAAGTGACTACAACCTGAATAAGTTTCTACTTTAACATAAGCTCACCTTTAAAACAAGCTATGGCTGATAGTTCtagagctgcagctgcttgaACAGGTTTCATTTACAATCCTTTTGACCACTGGTCACAGTGTGACATATGTAGATAGTAGTGAGTTTTCCAGAGGTAGTAGCCCCTGAGGCAGGTCCAAACAGAGTTTCTTTTTGTAACCAACTTATAAAGCAACATCATTGCAGCAGAGGCGAAACTCTTGCCAGAAAATGATACTTGTAGTAAATCAGTGTGGGCTAATCTGAAACAGTAATTTTCAATCCACTTGTTTTGGTGTCTTTTTCCCAGGGAATTACTTACAAAAAAGCTGTAGAGCAGGGAATTGGTCATGCACAGCTCCCACTTGGAAACTTTGTCAAAATGAACAGTCGGAAAGTGTTAGCTGTCAATCATGGTAAGTTCtaaatcataaaataattacattattttagAATATACCTGTGATAGTCACAGTTCGAACCCTCTGCACCATAGTGCAGATACCTAAACCTTGTTTTATTATGTTGATATTTCTTGGATTTAGTTGCCTTCAGAATACACTAATTGCCCTGACCTCTAAATATTACAGCTATGGTTAATGTAAATGATGGTGTCTTAGCCATTTAGAAGTGCACATTGTATCCTGTTGGCTTGTCTGAGGATTAATTGTGGCTTTCTTACCATCCTGGTCTTGTTTCTAGGCTTACTGTATTAAGTGAGTAAAATGTTGGAAACTATCCAacattgtattttattgtagTGTACACATTTTATGCCAAGGGAGGATGAATGTTTGTGATCTTTTCACCTCTTTGGACAGCTTTGTTCAGCAATAACTGCCTCAGTACCTGTAGACTTTCCTCAGTTGGTATCGGGAGTACTCCAACTGCTGAACTTTTATACCTGCATTTTTACCTGATTTCCTGGTTCTGATTGAAGTATTTAGTTGCTTAACTAAGTCTTGAATCCTGCTCCTTTTAAACTTTCAGGTTTATTATTAGATTGTCTTTCAATGTcattaaacaaaaatacatgCATAATGGAGCCTACTCAGACCTTCATGGAAATTTTTGACATGGTATCAGAGCCTTTATTGTGCCCTACTGCACATTCTTTAGCTTATCTTACCTTGCTTTatttcaagtttatttttctatgtGATGCATTGCTCAATTGTAACTTGATTTTCTCAAAGTGCTGTATTAATGAGACTGGCATTTGtatgataataataattatttaagTATGGAGGAGAATATAATATGGCATGAGACTTAAAAATTATCAAACCCTATGTATTTGTAAGATTTTACATGTTTCTAAAATTGGATCTTTCACTGTTGCTTTAAATAGAAAGGAAGAGCTAATTAGAGCTATAGGAGAGGTCAAAATCTCTGTTAAAATGCATCCACAGCAGTATTCCTGTCAAACATGTGAAAGCACTGGTGCCTGTATGCAGGGCACTGGTGAAACTGAAGTATTTGTCTCAGTCCCTGAGAGAAATACTGTCATGCAGGTGGAGACTCGGGGTGTGCTTGGCTTCAGGCTGCAGTAGTAGCACAATTGTTGCCTGTTCCTGCCTGCATTtcatcagctctgctctgaagaTGCCACAAGAGAATGCACATAAACCTCTTAACGATGGATTTGAGGGTATATTGCTACCAATAATTCACTTACCTCCCTGTTAAAGAGCTAATGGGCTTTTCTGGTGTT includes the following:
- the TRMT10A gene encoding tRNA methyltransferase 10 homolog A isoform X1, translated to MKYPAGAEKQIRKPSKKLMSSETPTEVPMENALFPEVPDVEGKAKSNDNPVEGLEAGSGKEECLESMSKRQRKKLLKQKQWEEQKDLRRQKRKEKRQKRKLERQSKLDSSSEGNDRKCMRREVVPSTLRLIVDCSFDDLMVLKDVKKLHKQIQRCYAENRKAFHPVQFYLTSHGGQLKTNMNENDKGWVNWKDIQIRTEHYSELIKKEDLVYLTSDSPDILRELDEKKAYVIGGLVDHNHHKGITYKKAVEQGIGHAQLPLGNFVKMNSRKVLAVNHVFEIILAYLEKRDWKEAFFSILPQRKGAVPLGEANDSSKHALSGKEDEDNDSDSN
- the TRMT10A gene encoding tRNA methyltransferase 10 homolog A isoform X2; translation: MGCASYPGAVRLENLTKNLNKSRQKRKEKRQKRKLERQSKLDSSSEGNDRKCMRREVVPSTLRLIVDCSFDDLMVLKDVKKLHKQIQRCYAENRKAFHPVQFYLTSHGGQLKTNMNENDKGWVNWKDIQIRTEHYSELIKKEDLVYLTSDSPDILRELDEKKAYVIGGLVDHNHHKGITYKKAVEQGIGHAQLPLGNFVKMNSRKVLAVNHVFEIILAYLEKRDWKEAFFSILPQRKGAVPLGEANDSSKHALSGKEDEDNDSDSN